In Methanoculleus sp. SDB, the DNA window GTCCCCGCCGGGAAACGGCATGCCGACCGGGTGGCCGGGGAGTTCCTGAACGAACATGCAGAAGCCGGAGAGAAGGAATTTCAGGAACCGCAGCCTGACCTTTTCCAGATCGTCCGCAGCACACCGGGCCGCCACCATCTTCCAGTATGCACCCGCGTCCTTCGCAGGAGGTTCACGCATGCGGGTGAAATTCCTCTGCTGGTTCATAAGCCGGAGTGCCTGGTAGGTCCCCTGCAGGTGCGCGGTGATCGTCTCTTCAAGTTTTTTCCGCAGTTCCGGGTTGATACCCCGGATGGCACCGGTGAAATTCCAGCGCATCTGCCGGAGGTCCCGCGGGGAGTACGAAAGCACGATCTCCGCAATCGCCTGCCCAAGCTCGCCACGAGTTTTCCATGATCCGAGTTCCGAGCATTTTTCTGCGATTTCTTCATGATTCATGACGAGGGATCTCCGCAGAACACCGTGAGTAAGGCAGTTACAAGAAGAAGCCGAGGTCAGCGATGTTCTGAATTCATTACCGTATAGCTACGTGTGTCTGTTCATATAATCATATCATCCCTCCAATCCGTGGCCAATACGATGGGAAAGTGAGGGACACTGGGGAGAAGAACCCGCCACTCCGAAGTCTCCCGAGTCAGGCAAAGCCGGGCCTGACAGGTGAGCAGGGAAAAAAGGTGGAAAAATGGAAGGAGGAGGGATTTACGTCGACTGCTCCCATCCCTGGCCCATATCGAAGATCGGCCGAACCTCTATGATCCCGAAACTTACCGCGGCATAGATCCTCTGTGCCGCCTCTTCGCCGGCAACCTTCGCTATCTGGGTTTTGAAGTTTTCGAGCATCGGCCCGGATGTCGCGATGTTCTGTGCCTCCATGTAGACCCGAACACCCTTCCACTCCATGACACTCGCTCCCGGCTCCACGATCAAATACACGGCGTATGGATTCTGCTGGAGATTGGCGAACGTACGGTTCTGTCCCAGTCCCATCACCACGGTCTTCTCGTCAATCATGCGCGGTGAGCCGAAAACGCCGGAATTAACTTTCCCGGCTCCGTCCGCCGTGCTGAGCGTACCGATCCGTGGTGTTTTGTTGAAGTATTCCATAAGTTTTGTTGGCATGTGCTCACATCCTGTTTCACGGTAGGCTAGGGCGGGGGGTAGATAATGGTTTGTGGGACCTGTGCGCTGGCAGGCAGGGAACGCAAGTGAGGCAGGTAAGGCCCGGGATTCTGCAGGGGCGGCTGAACCCGGCCGATAACCCGCCCCTTTTATGCGATCAGACGACGCATGAACGGGAATGGATAGTTCATTCCTCTTCACCATGCACGAAGGACTGCCCCGCCAGGGGCCGGGCAGCAAC includes these proteins:
- a CDS encoding pyridoxamine 5-phosphate oxidase — translated: MPTKLMEYFNKTPRIGTLSTADGAGKVNSGVFGSPRMIDEKTVVMGLGQNRTFANLQQNPYAVYLIVEPGASVMEWKGVRVYMEAQNIATSGPMLENFKTQIAKVAGEEAAQRIYAAVSFGIIEVRPIFDMGQGWEQST